The following are from one region of the Carnobacterium gallinarum DSM 4847 genome:
- a CDS encoding LacI family DNA-binding transcriptional regulator codes for MKKPVTIIEIAEKSGVSVSTVSRVLNNSPSVSDKKRKKIQAVIDELGYQPSVFARGMISKKTNTLAVVVPDITNPYFTSLIVKIEQYSKEIGYSLLLFNTMTAGSNKFADTGFKEATAFKSIIEKQVDGVLILGGEIDKEQPNEEYLIALNQLNQQIPVVIIGQKQENCECIFVERDLDKGVTTLTQHLLALGHRKIGFIGGEAGVKVTTQRVDAFKNTLTIYSEVDESLIILNDYYVEDGYHGMQKLLANTENLPTAVVAINDTVAIGVLRALADAQYNCPKDIAVASCDCFPNSEFQIPRITTIDQHNEYLGKASVMKLISAIQSEDENSMIQHSPELIIRESCGARLKGALR; via the coding sequence ATGAAAAAACCAGTAACAATCATTGAAATCGCTGAAAAAAGTGGCGTTTCAGTCTCAACTGTTTCACGCGTACTCAATAATAGTCCCTCTGTTTCAGATAAAAAAAGAAAAAAAATTCAAGCAGTTATTGATGAACTTGGCTATCAACCTAGTGTTTTTGCCAGAGGAATGATTTCTAAAAAAACGAATACCTTAGCCGTCGTCGTTCCAGATATTACCAATCCTTACTTCACCTCATTAATTGTTAAAATTGAACAATACAGCAAAGAAATCGGCTACTCACTATTACTTTTCAATACAATGACAGCGGGTTCAAATAAATTTGCTGATACAGGTTTTAAAGAGGCGACGGCCTTCAAGTCAATTATCGAAAAACAAGTAGATGGCGTTTTAATCTTAGGCGGCGAGATTGATAAAGAGCAGCCTAATGAAGAGTATTTAATTGCATTAAATCAGCTAAATCAACAAATTCCGGTTGTCATTATCGGACAAAAACAAGAAAATTGTGAGTGTATTTTTGTTGAACGAGATCTGGATAAAGGCGTCACAACCTTAACGCAACATTTGTTAGCTTTAGGACATCGCAAAATTGGTTTTATTGGTGGCGAAGCAGGTGTTAAAGTGACAACTCAAAGAGTGGATGCCTTTAAAAACACGCTAACTATTTACTCAGAAGTAGATGAATCTTTGATTATTCTTAACGATTATTATGTTGAAGATGGGTATCATGGGATGCAAAAATTACTGGCAAATACAGAAAATCTGCCTACTGCTGTTGTCGCAATCAACGACACCGTAGCGATTGGCGTTTTACGAGCATTAGCTGACGCTCAATACAATTGTCCGAAAGATATTGCTGTTGCTAGCTGTGACTGTTTCCCAAATAGCGAATTTCAAATCCCTAGAATTACTACAATCGATCAACACAATGAATATCTTGGCAAGGCTTCCGTTATGAAATTAATTAGTGCTATTCAATCGGAAGATGAAAATAGCATGATTCAACATTCACCCGAATTAATTATTCGTGAATCTTGCGGAGCTAGACTAAAAGGAGCGTTACGATAA
- a CDS encoding Cof-type HAD-IIB family hydrolase produces the protein MKQHLICMDIDGTLFDSNQQISANTIKLIQKLQQEGHLFYVATGRMYQSAYETAQRVSPETAVLASNGGIFNLEQNVTEHLFAPETALAIFKVAKSQRLPLFFFSKDAVYYSEFLPDYFIDKGDQGRVNSGAKQNFHEISTEVELMKHIGQFINGIIISEDNRDGLATANLEFATIPNLHVSSSFSNNIELMPDHVNKATAIKEIQDYYGISTSEVIAFGDGENDREMLVAAGTGVAMDNATLAIKEIATTITASNNEEGIYQFLKHYFRNGA, from the coding sequence ATGAAACAACATTTAATTTGTATGGATATTGATGGTACATTGTTTGACTCTAATCAACAAATATCTGCAAATACGATCAAGCTTATTCAAAAATTACAACAAGAAGGACATCTTTTTTATGTAGCTACAGGAAGAATGTATCAGTCTGCCTATGAAACAGCACAACGGGTTAGCCCTGAAACAGCTGTTTTAGCTTCAAATGGTGGAATTTTTAATCTAGAGCAAAACGTAACAGAACATTTATTTGCCCCTGAAACTGCTCTAGCTATTTTTAAAGTTGCGAAATCGCAACGACTGCCACTATTTTTCTTTTCTAAGGATGCCGTTTATTATAGTGAATTCTTACCTGATTATTTTATTGACAAAGGCGATCAAGGACGTGTAAATAGCGGGGCTAAACAGAATTTTCATGAAATTTCAACAGAAGTCGAATTGATGAAACACATTGGTCAATTTATTAATGGAATCATTATTTCTGAAGATAATCGTGATGGCTTAGCCACAGCCAACCTAGAATTTGCCACTATTCCTAATTTGCATGTTTCATCTTCCTTCAGCAACAATATCGAACTGATGCCTGACCATGTTAATAAAGCCACGGCTATTAAAGAAATCCAAGACTATTACGGTATTTCAACTAGCGAAGTAATTGCTTTTGGTGATGGTGAAAACGATCGAGAAATGTTAGTAGCTGCAGGAACCGGAGTGGCGATGGACAATGCAACTCTAGCAATTAAAGAAATCGCAACAACCATTACAGCCTCTAACAATGAAGAAGGAATCTATCAATTTTTAAAACATTATTTTAGAAACGGAGCCTAA
- a CDS encoding SIS domain-containing protein → MTKPTMLSYIYSEEAQMKAILATYPANFEAATALSETQEWLVLGTGSSINAAYSAKYYIEKMADVRMDIQEPFNFTHYEKVSPHIQSVLGISQSGQSSSTIEALQKINAEHSLPTLAVTSRPESEITKFTTNVLDIGSGQERVGYVTVGFTATVLSLMLLGLRIGVKKGLISAEQEAAELTTFAQMTEQIQSIIDKTEAFFELNKADFKAAPRFSAVGYGPAVGTVKEMETKFSETVRVPSQGIELEAFMHGPYLEVNPEHRIFFVETPSPVLTKATLLKQYEAKQTSHVFTLTTEASTDSKTLGLDYKMDELKAPYLLIIPFQILAWRIATEKGIDLTKRIYTDFSQAVHSKTQVQDYV, encoded by the coding sequence ATGACAAAACCAACTATGTTAAGTTATATTTATTCAGAAGAAGCACAAATGAAAGCCATTCTAGCGACATATCCAGCTAACTTTGAAGCAGCTACTGCCCTTTCCGAAACACAAGAATGGCTAGTTTTAGGAACTGGATCAAGTATTAACGCAGCTTATAGCGCCAAATATTATATTGAAAAAATGGCGGATGTACGGATGGATATTCAAGAACCCTTTAACTTCACTCATTATGAAAAAGTCTCGCCTCATATTCAGTCCGTACTAGGTATTTCCCAAAGTGGACAAAGTAGCTCAACTATTGAAGCTTTACAAAAAATAAATGCAGAACATTCACTACCAACATTAGCTGTGACTAGCCGTCCAGAAAGTGAAATCACTAAATTTACGACGAATGTATTAGATATTGGAAGTGGTCAAGAACGGGTTGGCTATGTGACTGTCGGCTTTACTGCAACTGTCTTATCTCTAATGCTATTAGGCTTACGAATTGGCGTGAAAAAAGGACTTATTTCTGCCGAACAAGAAGCTGCGGAGCTGACTACGTTTGCTCAAATGACCGAACAAATCCAATCAATAATCGATAAAACCGAAGCTTTCTTTGAATTAAATAAAGCTGATTTTAAAGCAGCGCCACGCTTTTCTGCTGTTGGGTACGGTCCTGCTGTTGGAACCGTCAAAGAAATGGAAACTAAATTCTCAGAAACGGTTCGTGTTCCCTCACAAGGTATTGAGTTAGAAGCTTTTATGCACGGTCCTTATCTAGAAGTTAATCCTGAACACCGTATCTTCTTTGTTGAGACACCAAGCCCAGTATTAACGAAAGCAACTTTACTTAAACAGTATGAGGCCAAACAAACAAGCCATGTCTTTACCCTTACAACCGAAGCTAGCACTGACTCTAAAACGTTAGGTCTAGACTATAAAATGGATGAATTGAAAGCACCTTATCTTCTCATCATCCCTTTCCAAATCTTAGCTTGGCGTATTGCAACTGAAAAAGGTATCGATTTAACCAAAAGAATCTATACTGATTTTTCACAAGCTGTTCACAGTAAAACTCAAGTACAAGATTACGTTTAA